One genomic region from Populus nigra chromosome 8, ddPopNigr1.1, whole genome shotgun sequence encodes:
- the LOC133701046 gene encoding putative disease resistance RPP13-like protein 1, giving the protein MISKMLSMKPMTSSMTLLMKLCDWRWKLALEPALIRGEDDQETIVKLLLSPDANGKTVGAIPIVGMGGVGKTTLSQFVLNDSRVQKGFDLKAWVCVSVHFDVHKLTKDILMEVGSQNCDAKTLNGLHQELEEKLKGKKVLLVLDDVWSSDQSRWDFLLKPFKSVAAGSKLIVTTRNENIVPAMHCAIPRNQNKESSPSPISIHRLMGLTEDICWILFKEHAFNGEDPREHPDLQGISRQIASKCKGLPLAAKTLGRLLCFERNAEKWEEILKSHIWESPNDEIIPALQMSYYYLPPHLKRCFAFCSIYPKDYRFLKEDLVRLWLAEGLVQPKGCKEIVKLGEEYFDDLLSRSLFQRSRCNESVFVMHDLINDLAKVVSGEFSFTLVGNYSSKISGRVRHLSYATTDYDALDKFEGIDKAQVLRTFLPFSHRRSSRVDSKVQHDLLPTFMRLRVLSLAPYQNVVQLHDSIGRLKHLRYLDLTATPLKKLPEFVCSLYNLQTLLLDSCMCLVELPNSIGNLKNLLFLRLHWTAIQSLPESIVNLSNLHTLVLSECKNLTELPTNMGKLTKLERLTDFFVGKQSGSGIEDLGKLQNLQGELRIWNLQNVFPSRDGETAKLLDKLRVKELELRWAGDTEDSQHERRVLEKLKPHKDVKRLSIIGFGGTRFPDWVGSSSFPKIVFLKLKGCKYCTSLPPLGQLVSLKELRIEAFDLIDVVCPELFGNGESKIRILSFEDMKEWREWNSDGVTFPLLQLLQIRRCPELRGALPGHLPALEELCIDRCPLLMASLPRAPTIRQMELFDTSRSVQLTKYQSGMLSLVVQKFHSQNSPLQGIEHIGVSTTLDKIEVHCCDSLKLFQPTSFPNLEILHIWDSPHLESLVDLNTSSLSISSLHIQSMSFPNLSELCVGHCSKLKSLPQGMHSLLPSLKSLSIEDCPELESFPEGGLPSKLQSLNVQNCNKLIDSRKHWGLQSLLSLSKFRIGYNEDVESFPEEMLLPSTLTSLELSCLENLKYLDYKGVRHLTSLAKLTISSCPKLESLPEEGFAASKLQSLAIWGCQSLIARRMQWDLCKLPSLSRFRIGYCDDVESFPEETLLPSTLTSLEIWSLEKLKSLNYKGLQHLTSLARLKIRFCRNLHSMPEEKLPSSLAYLDICGCPVLEKRCEKEKGEDWPKISHIPNINN; this is encoded by the exons ATGATCTCAAAGATGCTGTCTATGAAGCCGATGACTTCTTCGATGACATTGCTTATGAAGCTATGCGATTGGAGGTGGAAGCTGGCTCTCGAACCAGCACTGATCAGGGG GGAAGATGATCAAGAAACCATAGTGAAATTGTTGCTGTCACCTGATGCAAATGGCAAAACTGTAGGTGCTATTCCCATAGTCGGTATGGGAGGGGTTGGTAAAACTACTCTGTCTCAGTTTGTCTTGAATGACAGTAGAGTACAAAAGGGGTTTGATCTCAAGGCCTGGGTTTGTGTTTCCGTACATTTTGATGTGCACAAGCTAACAAAAGATATCCTTATGGAGGTTGGTTCACAAAATTGTGATGCCAAGACTTTGAATGGCCTTCATCAGGAGCTGGAGGAGAAATTGAAGGGGAAAAAGGTTTTGCTTGTTTTGGATGATGTTTGGAGCAGTGACCAAAGTCGATGGGACTTCTTATTGAAACCTTTCAAGTCTGTGGCAGCAGGAAGTAAGCTCATTGTTACAACACGCAATGAGAACATAGTGCCAGCCATGCACTGTGCGATACCGCGCAACCAAAACAAAGAATCAAGCCCAAGCCCTATTTCAATTCATCGTTTGATGGGATTAACTGAAGACATTTGCTGGATTTTGTTTAAAGAGCATGCATTTAATGGCGAAGATCCCAGAGAACACCCTGATTTACAAGGAATCAGTAGACAAATAGCAAGCAAGTGCAAAGGTCTACCTTTAGCTGCAAAAACGCTTGGACGTCTCCTATGTTTTGAAAGAAATGCTGAGAAGTGGGAGGAGATCTTGAAGAGCCACATATGGGAATCGCCGAACGATGAGATTATTCCAGCTCTTCAAATGAGCTATTACTATCTTCCACCCCATCTAAAAAGATGCTTTGCTTTTTGTTCAATATATCCTAAGGATTACAGGTTTCTAAAGGAGGATTTAGTTCGTTTATGGTTGGCAGAGGGCTTAGTTCAACCCAAAGGATGTAAAGAGATTGTAAAACTCGGGGAAGAGTACTTCGATGATCTTCTATCAAGATCACTTTTTCAACGATCAAGATGCAATGAATCAGTTTTTGTTATGCATGACCTCATAAATGACTTGGCAAAAGTTGTATCAGGAGAATTCTCCTTCACATTGGTGGGTAACTATTCGAGCAAGATTAGTGGAAGAGTCCGTCATTTGTCATACGCGACAACTGACTATGATGCCTTGGATAAATTTGAGGGCATTGATAAAGCCCAAGTTTTGCGCACATTCTTACCATTCTCACATCGGCGGTCTTCAAGAGTCGATAGCAAGGTACAGCATGATCTATTACCGACCTTCATGCGCTTACGAGTTTTATCTTTGGCTCCATATCAAAATGTAGTTCAGTTGCATGATTCAATTGGCCGCTTAAAACATTTGCGATACTTGGACCTCACTGCAACACCATTGAAAAAGCTACCTGAATTTGTATGTAGTTTGTATAATTTACAAACATTGTTGTTGGACAGCTGCATGTGCCTTGTTGAATTGCCTAATTCAATTGGCAATTTGAAGAATTTACTTTTTCTGAGACTTCATTGGACAGCAATCCAAAGTTTGCCTGAATCCATAGTCAATTTGTCAAATCTGCATACTCTGGTCTTGAGTGAGTGCAAAAACCTCACTGAGCTGCCAACCAACATGGGAAAACTCACAAAGCTTGAGAGGTTGACTGATTTCTTTGTGGGAAAACAGAGCGGCTCTGGCATTGAAGACTTGGGGAAACTTCAAAATCTTCAGGGAGAACTTCGTATTTGGAATCTCCaaaatgtttttccttctcGAGATGGTGAAACCGCCAAGTTGTTGGATAAGCTGCGTGTTAAGGAATTGGAGTTGAGATGGGCTGGTGATACCGAAGACTCACAACATGAAAGACGGGTACTTGAGAAATTGAAGCCTCACAAAGATGTGAAACGTCTTTCCATTATTGGTTTCGGGGGTACACGCTTCCCGGATTGGGTGGGAAGTTCTTCCTTCCCAAAGATCGTATTCTTAAAGCTCAAAGGATGTAAATACTGCACCTCCTTGCCTCCACTTGGGCAATTAGTGTCTTTGAAGGAGCTAAGGATTGAagcatttgatttgattgatgtAGTTTGTCCTGAGTTGTTCGGAAATGGCGAGTCCAAGATTagaattttgagttttgaagATATGAAAGAATGGCGTGAATGGAATTCAGATGGCGTCACTTTCCCTCTCCTTCAATTACTTCAGATAAGACGTTGTCCCGAGCTAAGAGGTGCCTTGCCTGGTCACCTTCCTGCTCTAGAGGAACTTTGCATTGACAGATGTCCGCTGCTCATGGCTTCACTTCCGAGGGCTCCAACCATTCGTCAAATGGAATTGTTTGACACGTCTCGTTCTGTGCAGCTAACAAAATATCAATCAGGGATGCTGAGTCTCGTGGTTCAGAAATTTCACTCTCAAAATTCACCATTACAAGGAATTGAGCACATAGGAGTTTCTACTACTTTGGACAAAATTGAAGTCCATTGCTGTGATTCACTCAAGCTCTTTCAGCCTACGTCGTTCCCAAATTTGGAGATTCTTCACATCTGGGATTCTCCACATTTGGAGTCTCTTGTGGATTTGAATACCAGTTCCTTGTCAATTTCTTCTCTTCATATACAAAGCATGTCTTTCCCAAATTTGAGTGAGCTTTGTGTAGGCCACTGCTCAAAGTTGAAGTCGTTGCCTCAAGGTATGCACTCCCTCCTCCCTTCCCTTAAGTCATTGTCTATAGAAGATTGCCCAGAACTTGAGTCATTTCCTGAAGGGGGTTTGCCTTCCAAATTACAATCACTTAACGTCCAAAATTGCAACAAACTCATCGACAGCCGGAAGCATTGGGGTTTGCAATCACTCCTCTCTCTTTCAAAATTTAGAATTGGTTATAATGAAGATGTGGAATCCTTTCCTGAGGAAATGCTGCTGCCCTCAACTCTTACATCACTTGAATTATCTTGTCTTGAAAATCTGAAATATCTTGATTATAAGGGGGTTCGACACCTTACctctcttgcaaaattgactaTCAGTTCCTGCCCCAAGCTCGAGTCCTTGCCAGAAGAGGGTTTTGCTGCCTCCAAATTACAGTCACTTGCAATATGGGGTTGCCAGAGTCTCATTGCACGCCG